A stretch of the Bacillus sp. B-jedd genome encodes the following:
- a CDS encoding serine hydrolase produces MRIGKIILSVILVVSIFLPGEASAAGLVTAQQNFSAKLAPELNKYIKSAGGTVTLKYEDLVTGDTYTVGSALSGRAASTIKLPLAIYVMELASKGKLNLNQKLVYKKYHYYGGSGVIRYQKVGTSYTIRDLVQKAMVHSDNIAFIMLRERVGKANFITYMKSLGAKNAYPNGQNLTSPNDLAIYAKKLYNFSKVHPLGKELDGYLRKTVYNTTIPKGIPGIPIAHKVGMIPDSKIYNDVAVIYDKTPYTLSVMTKNISYEKSQRVIAGIASIVHKHHKAKEAAIIFRTKADTPVYLKPAKGQAIGALMAKMDFKVKSIQGEWAVISFGKGTAYIERKLIIAAVSPGVPSEQFITIPQNNSIMTTAQNAAIQSSPGGGGQLGTLFKGIEIFIYGETADHYLIEVAGRKGYIKKADIAVPVQPSP; encoded by the coding sequence ATGAGAATCGGCAAAATCATCTTGTCAGTCATCCTGGTAGTCTCTATTTTTTTGCCTGGCGAGGCCTCCGCGGCCGGGCTTGTTACAGCGCAGCAAAACTTCTCGGCCAAACTTGCTCCGGAACTGAATAAGTATATCAAGTCAGCGGGAGGAACAGTCACTCTCAAATATGAGGATCTCGTCACGGGAGATACTTACACAGTGGGCAGTGCGTTATCGGGGAGGGCAGCTAGCACCATCAAGCTGCCGCTTGCCATCTATGTGATGGAGCTTGCCTCCAAGGGGAAATTGAATCTGAATCAGAAGCTTGTTTATAAAAAGTACCACTATTATGGCGGCAGCGGGGTCATCCGCTATCAGAAGGTTGGTACGTCTTATACGATCCGCGACCTTGTGCAAAAAGCCATGGTCCACAGTGATAACATTGCCTTTATTATGCTCAGGGAAAGGGTCGGGAAGGCTAATTTCATCACCTATATGAAAAGCCTTGGCGCGAAGAATGCCTATCCGAATGGACAAAATCTGACTTCACCGAATGATTTGGCTATATATGCGAAAAAGCTGTACAATTTCTCGAAAGTACATCCACTTGGAAAAGAACTGGACGGGTATTTAAGGAAAACTGTTTATAACACAACCATCCCGAAGGGAATACCAGGAATTCCGATTGCTCATAAGGTTGGAATGATACCCGACTCTAAAATTTATAATGATGTCGCCGTTATTTATGATAAAACGCCTTATACTCTATCAGTTATGACCAAAAATATATCCTATGAGAAGTCTCAAAGAGTCATAGCTGGAATTGCTTCCATTGTTCATAAACACCATAAAGCGAAAGAAGCGGCAATAATTTTCCGAACAAAGGCGGATACACCAGTTTATCTTAAACCTGCAAAAGGACAGGCTATCGGGGCCCTTATGGCGAAAATGGATTTTAAAGTCAAATCCATTCAGGGAGAGTGGGCCGTCATCAGCTTCGGAAAGGGAACTGCCTATATTGAACGGAAATTGATTATAGCAGCGGTTTCACCTGGAGTTCCAAGTGAGCAGTTTATAACCATCCCGCAGAATAATTCAATTATGACAACCGCTCAGAATGCAGCCATTCAAAGCTCTCCAGGGGGAGGGGGGCAATTGGGTACCCTCTTTAAAGGAATTGAAATATTCATTTACGGGGAAACTGCTGACCATTATTTGATAGAAGTAGCAGGTAGGAAAGGATATATTAAGAAGGCTGATATCGCTGTTCCAGTCCAGCCTTCTCCATAA
- a CDS encoding M14 family zinc carboxypeptidase: MRKVKLLIIAVFFLFSGFSFLKNSTAAGIIVNPNQVYSFAKMTADISRLKNAYPDLIQVSIIGKSEYGRNLYAIGLGKGPATTFINGAHDAREWMTTNLNMYMINQYAEAYANDKAIVGYSARSVLTSATIWFVPMVNPDGVTLQQEELRAFPKSLHPSLIKMNQGSKNFKRWKANATGIDLNRQYNAGWKDIKSPKVPKYKDYKGKAPESAAEVKAILKFVNQINPEMAVAYHSSGKILYWNYNLAGSRYTRDLAYAKKIGSMTGYRLIYPEWNPSGGGFTDWFINSKKKPGFTPEISKSVYEANEEQEPSSEPPK, translated from the coding sequence TTGCGGAAAGTAAAATTACTCATCATCGCCGTCTTTTTTCTGTTTTCAGGATTTTCATTTCTAAAAAACAGCACGGCAGCAGGCATTATTGTCAACCCAAATCAGGTCTATTCCTTTGCAAAAATGACAGCTGACATCAGCAGGCTGAAGAATGCCTATCCCGATTTAATTCAAGTAAGTATCATTGGAAAGTCAGAGTACGGCAGGAACCTCTATGCCATTGGGCTTGGGAAAGGGCCTGCCACAACATTCATCAACGGTGCCCACGATGCACGGGAATGGATGACGACCAATTTAAACATGTACATGATCAATCAATATGCTGAAGCGTACGCCAACGACAAAGCTATCGTCGGCTATAGTGCCCGCTCCGTTTTAACTTCGGCCACCATCTGGTTTGTCCCCATGGTCAATCCGGACGGTGTCACTCTCCAACAGGAAGAATTAAGAGCATTCCCGAAAAGCCTCCATCCTTCCCTTATAAAAATGAATCAAGGGAGCAAAAATTTTAAACGTTGGAAGGCAAATGCGACAGGGATAGATTTAAACAGACAGTACAATGCCGGCTGGAAAGACATTAAAAGCCCTAAGGTGCCTAAATACAAGGATTATAAAGGCAAGGCTCCGGAAAGCGCGGCTGAAGTAAAGGCGATCCTGAAATTCGTCAACCAGATCAATCCCGAAATGGCGGTCGCTTACCACAGCAGTGGAAAAATTCTTTACTGGAATTATAACTTGGCTGGAAGCAGATATACCCGCGACCTTGCCTACGCAAAAAAGATCGGGTCTATGACGGGCTACAGACTAATCTATCCGGAATGGAATCCATCCGGAGGAGGATTTACAGACTGGTTTATCAATTCAAAGAAAAAACCGGGCTTTACTCCTGAAATCTCAAAGTCCGTCTATGAAGCAAACGAGGAACAGGAACCCTCATCAGAGCCACCGAAATAA
- the tagU gene encoding polyisoprenyl-teichoic acid--peptidoglycan teichoic acid transferase TagU — protein sequence MSSRLEAKKTVKKKRKWVKVLLISFLVLFLGVGAYVYSIYHSLNNAVDTMHQKIDRKSDKRNTALSIKDGDPFSVLLLGVDQRKNDRGRSDSIIVLTINPNKNSVKMLSIPRDTRTEIIGRGTQDKINHAYAFGGVEMSMDTVEHFLDIPIDYFVQVNMEGFQDIVNAVGGVKVQNNSAFTSQGVNFAQGELNLNGKEALAYTQMRKQDPRGDFGRQERQRQIIQGIIREGASLKSLANYGDIFEALGNNVRTNLTFDEMMTIQSKYKSAAKDIQQIELKGQGVMLGPEEKKIYYYQVPDGEKEKVQSLLKEHLKGA from the coding sequence ATGAGTTCACGTCTTGAAGCAAAAAAGACAGTTAAAAAGAAAAGAAAATGGGTAAAAGTGCTGCTAATTTCCTTCCTCGTCTTATTTTTAGGAGTCGGCGCTTATGTGTATTCAATCTATCACTCTCTAAATAATGCGGTTGATACGATGCATCAGAAAATCGACAGAAAATCCGATAAAAGAAATACCGCACTATCAATAAAAGATGGCGATCCGTTTTCAGTTTTGCTACTCGGTGTCGACCAGCGCAAAAATGATCGTGGCCGTTCGGATTCAATAATTGTTCTTACTATTAATCCAAATAAAAACTCAGTTAAAATGTTAAGTATCCCCCGGGATACAAGAACTGAAATTATTGGCAGGGGCACACAGGATAAAATTAACCATGCTTACGCTTTTGGTGGAGTTGAAATGTCCATGGATACCGTTGAACATTTCCTCGATATTCCAATAGATTATTTTGTTCAGGTTAACATGGAGGGTTTTCAGGATATTGTTAATGCTGTAGGCGGTGTTAAAGTCCAAAACAATTCAGCTTTTACGTCTCAGGGTGTAAATTTTGCCCAGGGCGAACTTAATCTGAATGGTAAAGAAGCACTGGCTTATACACAGATGAGGAAGCAGGATCCTAGAGGGGACTTTGGGAGACAGGAACGGCAACGGCAAATAATTCAGGGGATTATTAGAGAAGGCGCTTCTTTAAAAAGCTTGGCAAACTATGGTGATATCTTTGAGGCCTTGGGGAATAATGTCAGAACAAATTTGACTTTTGATGAAATGATGACTATTCAAAGTAAATATAAATCAGCTGCGAAAGACATACAGCAAATCGAATTGAAAGGCCAGGGCGTCATGCTCGGACCGGAAGAAAAGAAAATCTATTACTATCAGGTGCCTGATGGAGAAAAAGAAAAAGTGCAATCTTTACTGAAAGAGCATTTAAAAGGAGCTTAA
- a CDS encoding C40 family peptidase has translation MIKVKGKVAAAVASVAILSAAYSTHTSASTTQYIVKKGDTLSKIALTYKTNVKELKTINGLTSDLIFINQKLAVPSSEKQTITIKPAAVPKAPPANPAVQTTGAVYTVVKGDSLSKISSSKKTTVANLKKWNNLKSDLIRIGQTLYVSDPAAAKPVTPAKPPAPVPQPTAPKQPVTQPPVQPVPAGPPTTPAAQTYTVKNGDTLGKISLQFKTTVSELKKLNNLTSDFIRVGKVLKLPANVQAPVISSPAPAPAEGDAAALLAIAKSLMGVSYVWGGSTSSGFDCSGFIYYVFNQAGKKMNRYSSEGYYNRSYYVDVPKPGDLVFFENTYKKGISHVGIYVGDNQFIHASEKGVVITSLNQPYHKEHFESFKRFY, from the coding sequence ATGATTAAAGTGAAAGGTAAAGTAGCCGCCGCAGTTGCCTCGGTTGCCATTCTGTCTGCCGCCTATTCCACACATACTTCCGCTTCAACTACTCAATACATAGTCAAAAAAGGCGATACACTGTCAAAAATCGCACTTACATACAAAACGAATGTGAAAGAGTTAAAGACAATTAATGGGTTAACATCGGATTTAATTTTTATTAATCAGAAGCTGGCGGTCCCTTCATCTGAAAAACAAACTATAACAATTAAGCCTGCCGCTGTGCCTAAGGCACCTCCTGCCAATCCAGCAGTGCAAACAACAGGAGCGGTCTATACGGTTGTAAAGGGCGACTCACTCAGCAAAATTTCCAGTTCCAAGAAAACAACTGTCGCCAACCTAAAAAAATGGAATAACCTGAAATCGGATTTGATTCGGATTGGGCAAACGCTTTATGTATCTGATCCTGCAGCAGCAAAGCCGGTCACACCAGCTAAGCCGCCAGCACCGGTGCCGCAACCAACAGCACCAAAGCAGCCTGTCACCCAGCCGCCTGTCCAGCCAGTACCAGCAGGACCACCAACAACACCTGCCGCTCAAACCTATACTGTGAAAAACGGGGATACATTAGGTAAAATCAGCCTTCAGTTCAAAACAACAGTATCCGAACTCAAAAAACTGAACAATTTAACTTCCGATTTCATACGTGTCGGCAAGGTTCTGAAGTTGCCTGCCAATGTTCAAGCGCCGGTTATTTCCTCTCCCGCACCTGCACCAGCAGAAGGAGATGCGGCAGCCCTCCTCGCCATCGCGAAGAGTCTAATGGGGGTCTCTTATGTTTGGGGAGGCTCCACGTCAAGCGGATTTGACTGCAGCGGCTTTATCTACTATGTTTTTAACCAGGCTGGAAAAAAAATGAACAGGTATTCCTCTGAAGGATATTACAACCGATCCTACTATGTAGATGTACCCAAACCTGGAGACCTTGTATTCTTTGAAAATACGTATAAAAAAGGAATCTCCCACGTCGGCATCTATGTCGGGGATAATCAGTTCATCCATGCATCCGAAAAAGGGGTTGTGATCACCAGCCTTAATCAGCCATACCATAAGGAACACTTTGAAAGTTTTAAACGATTCTACTAA